From the genome of Psychroserpens ponticola, one region includes:
- a CDS encoding alpha/beta hydrolase family protein has protein sequence MKTVAALIIIFILSIVNIFSQEISGNWSGKTKRGDKEITFVFNIKQENATYLTTMSVPTFRVSGIKPSTTTFANGKLTIDGSNVGMYYEGIFNNETQQFEGTYKEGGIEMVLNLKKGSVKIEESRRPQEPVKPYPYYEEEVVFENAKAKISLAGTLTLPSENGKFPVAILISGSGPQDRDESFMGHKPFLVLADHLTRQGIGVLRFDDRGQGESTGDFGNATTEDFSKDVLSAITYLKTRNDVDIKNIGLIGHSEGGIIAPLAANNSKDVAFMVLLASTGISGAELSVMQSKTLRQFPVKDEVTYEKNTRKAIAIVTSNKSETEIKNELTTHYNNFIRPILMSLNVPEEKVNLFIYSQLKTSLQPWSRYFLQYNPADEIEKLQIPVLSLNGSKDSQVNAKINQEGIRNALIKGGNKDYKIIELENLNHFFQECETGKLDEYRKIEQTFSPTALKEISNWILKRI, from the coding sequence ATGAAAACAGTAGCAGCACTTATAATTATATTTATACTATCCATAGTAAACATATTTTCTCAAGAGATCTCAGGAAATTGGAGCGGAAAAACCAAACGTGGAGATAAAGAAATCACATTCGTTTTTAACATAAAACAAGAGAATGCTACCTATTTAACTACTATGAGTGTACCCACTTTTAGAGTTTCTGGTATAAAACCTTCAACTACAACTTTTGCAAATGGAAAGCTAACAATCGATGGTTCTAATGTTGGAATGTACTATGAAGGCATTTTTAATAATGAAACGCAACAATTTGAAGGAACGTATAAAGAAGGCGGAATTGAAATGGTTTTAAATTTAAAAAAAGGGTCTGTGAAAATTGAAGAGTCAAGAAGACCTCAAGAGCCTGTAAAACCATACCCTTATTATGAAGAAGAAGTAGTTTTTGAAAATGCAAAAGCAAAAATATCATTAGCAGGTACATTAACATTACCTAGTGAAAATGGGAAATTTCCTGTTGCAATTTTAATTAGTGGAAGTGGCCCACAAGATAGAGATGAAAGTTTTATGGGACATAAACCATTTTTAGTGTTGGCAGACCATTTAACAAGACAAGGCATTGGAGTATTACGTTTTGATGATCGTGGTCAAGGAGAATCTACTGGTGATTTTGGAAATGCAACAACAGAAGATTTTTCTAAAGATGTATTAAGTGCAATCACTTATTTAAAAACTAGAAATGATGTAGACATAAAAAACATTGGTTTAATTGGTCATAGTGAAGGTGGTATTATTGCACCTTTAGCTGCAAACAATTCTAAAGATGTTGCTTTTATGGTATTGTTAGCTTCTACAGGAATATCTGGAGCAGAATTATCTGTAATGCAATCTAAAACTTTAAGACAATTTCCTGTTAAAGATGAAGTAACTTATGAAAAAAACACAAGAAAGGCGATTGCAATTGTTACTTCAAATAAAAGTGAAACAGAAATTAAAAATGAATTAACAACACATTATAATAATTTTATAAGACCAATTTTAATGTCTTTAAATGTGCCAGAAGAAAAGGTTAACTTGTTTATATATAGTCAGTTAAAAACAAGTTTACAACCTTGGTCACGTTATTTTTTACAATACAATCCTGCTGATGAAATTGAGAAATTACAAATTCCGGTATTGTCATTAAACGGAAGTAAAGATTCCCAGGTAAATGCAAAAATAAATCAAGAAGGCATAAGAAATGCATTAATCAAAGGAGGTAATAAAGATTATAAGATTATTGAATTAGAAAATTTAAATCACTTTTTTCAGGAATGTGAAACAGGAAAGTTGGATGAATATAGAAAAATTGAGCAAACATTTTCTCCAACTGCTTTGAAAGAAATTTCTAATTGGATTTTAAAAAGAATTTAA
- a CDS encoding FG-GAP-like repeat-containing protein, with amino-acid sequence MANKKFITFLTLAAIAALSVLYFNESQINSSHYSEYESIEVADYKMLALASYEVEELLAESAMNAEAIAKFLNGNLPTTTPSGNTGIPALLSQTGAFSDLVALTPSLGLIPYDMIEPFWSDGADKKRWMAVPNDGSYNTADEQITFSNDEAWDFPRGSVLIKHFEVGGQRLETRFEVKGDDDIYYYLTYKWNIAQTDATLLNAAVDEDVVVNGVTQSWHYPSRTECVSCHFPQNGSVLGPKTRNLNKSILYPSTGITMNQLVNFSELGLITEAITNGNVSTYSAVAAKDDLSASIEDRARSYIDVNCGSCHNPTVDNIAMFDARFTTPLGNQNIIYGDVVYDEGLSDPKVIIPQDVANSMAHFRMNSTQTGIEMPPIAKDVVDTAGVQLIQDWINSLTPTTSSPPIALFSASTVNGSAPLSVDFDASASTDADGDTLTYSWDFGDGNTASGVTTSHVYTSSAEFTATLIVSDGLQSDQATTTIAVNNTNPGGNIVGFTDGTALLGQDNFSGLPMGVIDMNGDGKDDIVQFNNARTLRIQYQNGAGQLFTSFEHGNVSNQNQWGTAIADFDHNGYNDIMAGGAYDNLKIIKNNNGNNSYSQSNLFNSNIFLQGANFADINNDGWADIFACHDDAEARAFQNNQDGTLLFNENLISTETTPSSDNSGNYASMWIDYDNDGDLDLYISKCRGGATSSTDPRRINMLWQNDGDNNFIEVAEQANLKIGAQSWLSDFGDIDNDGDLDAIIINHYEGPNLMRNNGDGTFTEITSGSGLLPTLDSQNITGIQGFFKDLNNDGYIDLMVSGTDSHFLFYNNGDGTFQNAINPFNSDQIHSFSVGDINHDGFLDIYAGYANGFNSPTTIKDRIWLNQGNSNNFLNIQLEGTVSNINGIGARVELHGTWGIQIRDVKSGEGYGLVNSFTQHYGIGVSSQVEKVVVRWPSGIVDEIMNPAINQFLQIIESQPTPTCTDGIQNGDETGVDCGGSCPDACPVTPTCTDGIQNGDETGIDCGGSCPDVCPCTENVIVISITFDDYPQETSWSIQDNSGAIVASGGTYADQADGSTINIEECLADGCYDFIINDTYGDGICCGYGNGSFTVTANGTTVASGGSFLGSDTTNFCVNPIAYTFNNNVWSPSDPNNVASNNDTIVVEAGEAVISMNTAIDVITVEAGAALTVNTGVTLSANTTTLKSTSQLYSSLILDGSVTGTINYERHVNINGSGETGSNDLISAPLTGQEFDDFVLANPNILNNGNLYLFGPFDKVTGDYLTYAGSSTTALDAGIGYRAASSDNDTFTFTGTANNDIVTYNITNSGPTEAEWNLVGNPYPSYLNVQAFLNHEVSTGLKNINLMNTSTAAIYGYDGNVLDGWIIYNLATTTPSTLIAPGQGFFVSADPTHVPLYDLEFTPTMRATGTSDDFIIGRSQNGTSSVLSKLILSNNTKTYSTDIYFIEGTTKGLDKGYDASAYGGVSGDFSIFTNLVEDNQGLDIAIQSLPYNDFNDVVIPLGVKAQEGTVLTISLGDDSTLPTNVNVYLEDTLLKTLTLLNDSDYVFTPNTNFAGTGRFFLRYSNENITTLISGLDDILIYSYNSSSEIIIKGQLLEHSTVNIYDIHGRLVINQTLDNSNLINTVNANVLSSGVYIVQLSNGSAYKTKKMVIN; translated from the coding sequence ATGGCTAACAAGAAATTTATTACATTTTTAACTCTAGCAGCAATTGCAGCGCTTTCAGTTCTATATTTTAATGAATCACAAATTAATTCTTCACATTATTCAGAATATGAAAGTATAGAGGTTGCAGATTATAAAATGCTAGCTTTAGCGTCCTACGAGGTTGAAGAATTACTAGCCGAGTCAGCCATGAACGCTGAAGCGATTGCAAAATTTCTTAATGGAAATTTACCAACGACAACACCTTCAGGCAACACTGGTATTCCAGCCTTATTGTCACAAACTGGAGCCTTTTCCGATTTGGTTGCGTTAACTCCAAGCCTTGGGCTCATTCCTTATGATATGATTGAACCGTTTTGGTCTGATGGAGCTGACAAAAAAAGATGGATGGCTGTACCAAATGATGGCTCATACAATACTGCTGACGAGCAAATTACATTTTCAAATGATGAAGCTTGGGACTTCCCAAGAGGCTCAGTCCTAATTAAACATTTTGAAGTTGGTGGACAACGTCTTGAAACACGATTTGAAGTTAAAGGTGACGATGACATATATTACTATTTAACGTATAAGTGGAATATAGCCCAAACAGATGCAACACTATTAAATGCTGCTGTTGATGAAGATGTCGTTGTTAATGGAGTTACCCAATCTTGGCATTACCCAAGTAGAACCGAGTGTGTTTCTTGTCACTTCCCTCAAAATGGTAGTGTTCTAGGACCAAAAACAAGAAACCTTAATAAGTCTATCCTTTATCCTAGTACTGGAATTACAATGAACCAACTAGTGAATTTTAGTGAGCTCGGACTCATAACTGAAGCGATTACCAATGGCAATGTAAGTACCTATTCAGCCGTAGCTGCAAAAGACGATTTAAGCGCTTCTATTGAAGATAGAGCTAGATCTTATATTGATGTGAACTGTGGAAGTTGTCACAACCCAACAGTCGATAATATAGCTATGTTTGACGCTCGTTTTACAACGCCATTAGGAAATCAAAATATTATTTATGGTGATGTTGTATATGATGAAGGTTTGAGCGATCCGAAAGTTATTATTCCGCAGGATGTTGCAAATTCAATGGCTCATTTTAGAATGAATTCTACACAAACTGGTATTGAAATGCCACCAATAGCAAAAGATGTTGTAGATACAGCTGGTGTTCAATTAATTCAAGATTGGATTAATAGCCTTACACCTACGACGTCTTCTCCACCAATAGCTTTGTTTTCAGCGTCTACAGTAAATGGCTCAGCACCTTTAAGTGTTGATTTTGATGCGTCAGCTTCAACAGATGCTGATGGCGACACACTAACGTATTCTTGGGATTTTGGAGATGGTAACACAGCTTCAGGTGTTACGACTAGTCATGTATATACGAGTTCGGCTGAGTTTACAGCAACATTAATTGTTAGTGATGGATTACAATCTGACCAAGCTACAACTACAATTGCAGTAAATAATACTAACCCTGGAGGAAATATAGTAGGCTTTACAGATGGAACTGCTCTTCTAGGTCAAGACAACTTTAGTGGATTGCCTATGGGAGTCATCGATATGAATGGCGATGGAAAAGATGATATTGTACAGTTTAATAATGCTAGAACGCTTCGTATCCAATATCAAAATGGAGCTGGACAACTATTTACAAGCTTTGAACACGGTAATGTAAGTAACCAAAACCAATGGGGTACTGCTATTGCTGACTTTGATCATAATGGATACAATGATATTATGGCTGGTGGAGCTTATGATAACTTGAAAATTATTAAGAATAATAATGGTAACAACTCATACTCGCAGTCTAATCTATTTAATTCAAATATATTCTTACAAGGTGCCAATTTTGCAGATATAAATAACGATGGTTGGGCTGATATTTTTGCTTGTCATGACGATGCAGAAGCACGAGCATTTCAAAATAATCAGGATGGAACACTCTTATTCAATGAGAATTTAATAAGCACTGAAACGACTCCAAGTAGTGACAATTCTGGAAATTATGCAAGCATGTGGATTGATTATGATAATGATGGTGATCTTGATCTTTATATTTCTAAATGTAGAGGTGGTGCAACCAGTAGTACTGATCCGCGCCGTATTAACATGTTATGGCAAAATGATGGTGATAATAATTTTATTGAAGTTGCTGAACAAGCTAATCTTAAAATAGGAGCTCAAAGCTGGTTATCTGATTTCGGTGATATTGATAATGATGGTGATTTAGATGCCATTATAATAAACCACTATGAAGGTCCTAATTTAATGAGAAATAATGGTGACGGAACCTTTACCGAAATCACTTCGGGAAGTGGGCTTTTACCAACTCTAGATTCACAAAATATTACTGGAATTCAAGGTTTCTTTAAAGATTTAAATAATGACGGATATATAGATTTAATGGTATCAGGAACCGATAGTCACTTCCTTTTCTATAATAATGGAGATGGTACTTTTCAGAATGCAATAAATCCGTTTAACTCCGATCAAATTCATTCGTTCTCTGTTGGAGATATCAATCACGATGGTTTCTTAGATATTTATGCTGGATATGCTAACGGATTCAATTCACCAACTACAATAAAAGATAGAATTTGGCTAAATCAAGGGAACTCAAACAACTTTCTTAATATTCAATTAGAAGGAACAGTCAGTAATATAAATGGTATTGGAGCCCGAGTGGAATTACATGGTACTTGGGGTATACAAATAAGAGATGTAAAATCAGGTGAAGGATATGGTTTGGTAAATTCGTTTACACAACACTATGGAATTGGAGTAAGCTCTCAAGTAGAAAAAGTAGTTGTTCGCTGGCCTTCAGGTATTGTTGATGAAATTATGAATCCGGCAATTAATCAATTCTTACAGATTATTGAAAGCCAACCAACGCCAACATGTACTGATGGTATTCAAAATGGTGATGAAACTGGAGTTGATTGCGGTGGGTCGTGTCCAGATGCTTGCCCAGTAACGCCGACATGTACTGATGGCATTCAAAATGGTGATGAAACTGGAATTGATTGTGGTGGGTCGTGTCCAGATGTTTGCCCATGTACAGAAAACGTGATCGTGATTTCTATTACATTTGACGACTATCCACAAGAAACAAGCTGGTCAATTCAAGACAACTCTGGCGCTATTGTAGCTTCCGGCGGAACTTATGCTGATCAAGCAGATGGCTCTACGATAAATATTGAAGAATGCCTTGCTGATGGTTGTTATGACTTTATCATTAATGATACTTACGGAGATGGTATTTGCTGTGGATATGGCAATGGATCATTTACTGTAACAGCTAATGGAACAACAGTTGCTTCCGGTGGGAGCTTTTTAGGCTCTGACACCACTAATTTCTGCGTAAATCCAATAGCTTATACCTTTAATAATAACGTTTGGTCTCCGAGTGACCCTAATAACGTCGCTAGTAATAACGATACTATTGTAGTCGAAGCTGGTGAAGCTGTAATTTCTATGAATACTGCAATTGATGTTATAACAGTTGAAGCTGGTGCAGCTTTAACTGTAAATACAGGCGTTACGTTATCAGCAAATACAACGACTTTAAAATCAACATCTCAATTGTATTCAAGTTTAATTCTTGATGGATCTGTTACAGGTACAATTAACTACGAGCGCCATGTTAATATTAATGGTTCTGGTGAGACTGGAAGTAATGACTTAATTTCAGCGCCTTTAACTGGTCAAGAATTTGATGATTTTGTGTTAGCAAACCCTAATATTTTAAACAATGGCAACTTATATTTATTTGGTCCTTTTGATAAAGTCACGGGTGATTACTTAACTTATGCTGGTTCTTCCACAACAGCATTAGATGCAGGTATTGGATATAGAGCTGCATCAAGTGACAATGACACCTTTACTTTTACAGGAACTGCTAATAATGATATTGTTACTTATAATATCACTAATTCTGGACCAACGGAAGCTGAATGGAATCTAGTTGGTAATCCATATCCTTCCTATTTAAACGTTCAGGCTTTCCTTAATCATGAAGTGAGTACAGGTCTTAAAAATATTAATTTAATGAATACTAGTACTGCTGCTATATATGGATATGATGGTAATGTACTAGATGGATGGATTATTTACAATTTAGCTACTACAACACCTTCGACACTTATTGCTCCAGGTCAAGGATTCTTTGTTAGTGCTGACCCAACTCATGTACCGCTTTACGATTTAGAGTTTACTCCAACAATGAGAGCTACTGGAACAAGTGATGATTTTATTATAGGACGTTCCCAAAATGGAACTAGTTCAGTATTAAGCAAATTGATATTATCAAACAATACTAAGACTTATAGTACAGATATTTATTTTATTGAAGGGACTACAAAAGGTTTAGATAAAGGATATGATGCAAGTGCTTATGGAGGTGTGTCAGGTGATTTTTCAATATTTACAAATCTTGTTGAAGATAATCAAGGTTTAGATATTGCAATTCAATCGTTGCCATATAATGATTTCAATGATGTTGTAATTCCGTTAGGAGTAAAAGCACAAGAAGGAACAGTTTTAACAATTAGTTTAGGAGATGACTCTACGTTACCAACTAATGTGAATGTATATCTTGAAGATACGTTATTAAAGACATTAACCCTTTTAAATGATTCTGATTATGTGTTTACTCCAAATACAAATTTTGCGGGAACTGGTCGTTTCTTTTTAAGGTATTCTAATGAAAACATAACGACACTAATTTCTGGGTTAGATGACATTTTAATTTATTCATATAATTCTAGTAGTGAAATTATTATAAAAGGTCAATTATTAGAACATAGCACTGTGAATATTTATGATATCCATGGTAGATTGGTAATTAATCAAACTCTTGATAATTCAAACCTTATAAATACTGTTAATGCTAATGTTTTAAGTAGCGGAGTTTACATCGTGCAATTATCAAATGGAAGTGCTTATAAAACAAAAAAAATGGTGATTAATTAG
- a CDS encoding metallophosphoesterase family protein: MKILHITDLHYTNQIGGRTKQKKLLDNFFNDLEKNIDKIDFVIFSGDLVQRGDKIEDFELAKVNFLEKIVAVTKISKENIFICPGNHDIDRSVVSKSLIKYLDEEIDDNIKLDDIFKQSNTDLINSHKPLENYRNFVNDYFKECTNSFDYVEEMYSTHIRNTSSGKIGFVCLNTAWRSVGINDDNNLLYPISKIDEALDRILSCDIKIVLHHHPLKDLRPWNLYKVEDLLHKRFDFMLSGHIHKNNLSLDLTPNDGVIKLGSSANLSFEVESQIGYSLINLDYIEDMFSVDFRMYDLKNEVFYPLDSKKYNIPTNEVLAKQNELRKNIRRRFLDELDDSKSLFVESDNKENRKDLLELSTNPVLKEKSISEVLNDDSSHPDYLWANFFKFEKDFIAYGKDKCGKTIMLKKIELELLRDFSIYNKIPFYIDLKYWSNSINDFNFFKELSKYYYTNANAAIKLFEEKDFILLLDNFHLEDNKTKDVLEKIVSENDNVRVIICSINSSLNSLDTARFDGRDLNKLYFHRLRKIHIKELTKRNYSFTEEKENQVVEKINTIFKKLSIPFNYWTISIFLWVFNKDANNKLHNDVDLINLYVEKLLEKEQLTVSASSFTFNNYKKLLAHFAYFLLKENHKNSYYAKYSDIIEFIQKYLDKNPRLRIDPRDIFDYLDSKSLLRKKDPDYYSFRLNGVFEYFVAYYMTFDQVFLNEAIEDENFYLSFSNEFELYAGFKRDNVEFLNKIYNKTKNHFFNLNQEYDLKITSIDTVLISKIVEADKLGKLIEKYSRKFQDSLSEIQQDEIEEQMNQEMKLDENHSEVKMKKINSLNESSNSLEESLTILGKVFRNTDDINDSDLVYKIFDYIIENACLWSFKLLDEFGEMDISEIIKTDSKGEAQGLLKLISNVIPTLVQVRLYDMLGHINLEGIIIERLEKSKTDYKNNQFKLFIYTFLLLDINYLQHKAIVEEMIPLIKIPIIKYSFLLKLNYYLGFKNNLSNTDKRELKNNIQSQYLKFNNKTDVGDIQKGIAHKIKNKKQ; the protein is encoded by the coding sequence ATGAAGATATTACACATTACAGATTTACATTATACTAACCAAATTGGAGGAAGAACAAAACAAAAGAAATTACTAGACAACTTCTTCAATGACTTAGAAAAAAATATTGATAAAATTGACTTTGTAATATTTTCAGGTGATTTAGTCCAAAGAGGGGACAAAATTGAAGATTTTGAACTTGCAAAAGTTAATTTCCTTGAGAAGATAGTAGCTGTAACAAAAATTAGCAAAGAAAATATTTTCATATGTCCTGGTAATCATGATATAGATAGAAGCGTGGTTTCAAAATCATTAATTAAGTATTTAGATGAGGAGATTGATGATAATATAAAACTGGATGATATTTTTAAACAAAGTAACACTGATTTAATTAACAGTCATAAGCCTTTAGAAAACTATAGGAATTTTGTAAATGATTATTTTAAAGAATGCACTAATTCTTTTGACTATGTAGAAGAAATGTATTCGACTCATATAAGAAATACTAGTTCAGGAAAAATTGGTTTTGTTTGTTTAAATACAGCTTGGAGATCAGTCGGAATAAATGATGATAATAATTTATTATATCCTATTAGCAAAATTGATGAAGCATTAGATAGAATATTATCTTGTGACATAAAAATTGTTTTACATCATCATCCTTTAAAAGATTTGCGTCCTTGGAATTTATACAAGGTTGAGGATTTACTTCATAAAAGATTCGATTTTATGTTAAGTGGACACATTCATAAAAACAATCTGAGTCTAGATTTAACGCCTAATGATGGAGTTATTAAATTAGGTTCTTCTGCAAATCTATCTTTTGAAGTTGAATCTCAAATAGGATATTCTTTAATTAACCTTGATTATATCGAAGATATGTTTAGTGTTGATTTTCGAATGTATGATTTAAAAAATGAAGTTTTTTATCCATTAGATAGCAAGAAATATAACATCCCAACTAATGAAGTTCTCGCAAAACAAAATGAATTAAGAAAAAACATTAGAAGACGTTTTTTAGATGAGCTAGACGATTCAAAATCTCTTTTTGTAGAAAGTGATAATAAGGAAAATCGAAAAGATTTACTAGAATTAAGTACAAACCCAGTTCTTAAAGAAAAATCTATTTCCGAAGTATTAAATGATGATAGTAGTCATCCTGATTATCTTTGGGCTAATTTTTTCAAATTTGAAAAAGACTTCATTGCTTATGGCAAAGATAAATGTGGCAAAACTATTATGCTAAAAAAAATAGAATTAGAACTTTTAAGGGATTTTTCTATTTATAATAAAATACCATTTTATATCGATTTAAAATACTGGAGTAATTCCATAAACGATTTTAACTTTTTTAAAGAATTATCAAAATATTATTATACAAATGCTAATGCGGCAATTAAACTTTTTGAAGAAAAAGATTTCATTCTATTATTAGATAATTTTCATCTAGAAGATAATAAAACGAAAGATGTTCTTGAAAAAATAGTAAGCGAAAATGATAATGTTAGAGTAATAATTTGTTCAATAAATAGCTCTCTAAATTCATTGGATACTGCAAGATTTGATGGAAGAGATTTAAACAAGTTATATTTTCATCGTTTACGTAAAATACACATTAAAGAATTAACCAAAAGAAATTATTCTTTCACAGAGGAGAAAGAGAATCAGGTAGTTGAAAAAATAAATACAATTTTTAAAAAACTTTCTATTCCTTTTAATTATTGGACAATTTCAATATTCTTGTGGGTATTTAATAAAGATGCTAATAACAAACTTCACAACGATGTAGATCTAATTAATCTTTATGTAGAAAAACTTTTAGAGAAGGAACAGTTAACTGTTTCGGCATCTTCATTCACGTTTAATAATTACAAAAAATTATTGGCGCATTTTGCTTACTTTTTATTAAAAGAAAATCACAAGAATTCTTATTATGCTAAGTACTCAGATATTATTGAATTTATTCAGAAATATCTGGATAAAAACCCAAGATTAAGAATAGATCCAAGAGATATTTTTGATTACTTAGATTCAAAAAGTTTATTGCGAAAAAAAGATCCTGATTATTATTCTTTTCGGTTAAATGGTGTTTTTGAGTATTTTGTTGCATATTATATGACTTTCGACCAAGTGTTCTTAAACGAAGCTATTGAAGATGAAAACTTCTATTTGTCATTTTCAAACGAATTTGAACTTTACGCAGGTTTTAAGAGAGATAATGTAGAGTTTCTAAATAAAATTTATAATAAAACAAAAAATCATTTTTTTAATCTAAATCAAGAGTATGATCTAAAAATTACTTCAATAGATACTGTTTTAATAAGCAAAATTGTTGAAGCTGATAAACTAGGAAAGTTAATTGAAAAATATTCTAGAAAATTTCAAGATAGTTTATCTGAAATTCAGCAGGATGAAATTGAAGAGCAAATGAATCAAGAGATGAAACTTGATGAGAATCATAGTGAGGTTAAAATGAAAAAAATTAATTCGCTCAACGAATCATCAAATTCATTAGAAGAGAGTTTGACAATTTTAGGAAAAGTATTTAGAAATACTGATGATATTAATGATTCTGATTTAGTATATAAAATTTTTGATTATATAATTGAAAATGCTTGTTTATGGAGTTTTAAACTTTTAGATGAGTTTGGAGAAATGGATATATCCGAAATAATTAAAACAGATAGTAAAGGAGAGGCTCAAGGTCTTTTAAAACTTATTTCAAATGTAATACCAACGTTAGTACAAGTAAGGCTTTACGATATGCTTGGACATATTAATTTGGAAGGCATAATAATTGAACGATTAGAAAAGTCTAAAACTGACTATAAAAATAATCAGTTTAAATTATTCATTTACACTTTTCTACTTTTAGATATTAATTATTTACAGCATAAAGCTATTGTTGAAGAAATGATACCTTTAATTAAGATTCCAATTATAAAATATTCCTTTTTATTAAAATTAAATTATTATTTAGGTTTTAAAAATAATTTAAGCAATACTGATAAGCGTGAATTAAAAAATAATATTCAAAGCCAATACCTTAAATTTAATAACAAAACTGATGTAGGTGATATTCAAAAGGGTATTGCACATAAAATAAAAAACAAAAAGCAATAA
- a CDS encoding LytTR family DNA-binding domain-containing protein, producing MFIEASGNYTKVITTKSNITIREKISDTIQLLSDHDFLQVHKSFAVAKKHINSIVGNRVYIQDHIVPIGKLYKANINQLFK from the coding sequence TTGTTTATTGAAGCTTCAGGAAATTATACTAAAGTTATTACTACTAAAAGTAACATAACCATCCGCGAAAAAATATCTGATACCATACAATTGCTTTCAGATCATGATTTTCTTCAAGTACATAAATCGTTTGCAGTTGCCAAAAAGCATATCAATAGTATTGTAGGAAACAGAGTTTATATTCAAGATCACATTGTGCCAATAGGAAAATTATATAAAGCAAATATCAATCAACTTTTCAAATAA